Sequence from the Candidatus Eisenbacteria bacterium genome:
GCGCCGACGTAGAAGTCGACATTTCGCTGGGGATCGCCCGCGATCGCGGTGATGTGATGGATGCCCGGAATCTCGCCGGCCACGACTCCTCCTCGGTGCTGGTGGGGGAAGGCTCCCCGAAAGCAAGAGCCCTGTGCTACCTTTGGACGCGCCGGGTCCGGTTTGGATCCACGCCATCGGCCGCAGGGAGAGCGATTCCATGGCGCGTCTCGAGGCAACGCACGGCGACATCACGCGCGAAGAGGTCGACGCCGTCGTGAACGCGGCGAACCAGACCTTGCTGGGCGGCGGGGGCGTGGACGGCGCCATTCACCGCGCCGCGGGCCACGAGCTTCGTGAGGCCTGCCGGGCGATCGGCGGGTGCGGGATCGGCGAGGCGCGCATCACGCCCGGCTTCCGTCTCCAGGCGCGGTTCGTGATTCACACGGTCGGCCCGATCTGGCGCGGCGGAACCAACCGGGAGCCGGACCTCCTCCGACGCTGCTACCTCTCCTCCCTCGATCTCGCGGAGACGCACGGGCTCCGGTCGATCGCCTTCCCATGCATCAGCACGGGCGCGTACGGCTACCCTC
This genomic interval carries:
- a CDS encoding O-acetyl-ADP-ribose deacetylase, producing MARLEATHGDITREEVDAVVNAANQTLLGGGGVDGAIHRAAGHELREACRAIGGCGIGEARITPGFRLQARFVIHTVGPIWRGGTNREPDLLRRCYLSSLDLAETHGLRSIAFPCISTGAYGYPPNDAAEIAVAAVRERLSDSDRIELVRFVCFSSAHLLTYDRLLTAYSE